The Sodalis praecaptivus genome includes a region encoding these proteins:
- a CDS encoding carboxymuconolactone decarboxylase family protein codes for MNESDLFHKGFDNRKEVLGDAHVERAWANADAFNRPVQRLVTEFCWGAVWGDKTLPFKTRSMLNIAMLTAMSQHHELGVHVRGALNNGVSVEEIRAVLMQTAVYCGAPAALAAFRVATAAINDWEKEKSTSSSS; via the coding sequence ATGAACGAAAGCGATCTGTTTCATAAGGGGTTTGATAACCGCAAAGAAGTGCTGGGCGATGCCCATGTCGAGCGCGCCTGGGCCAACGCGGATGCGTTTAACCGACCGGTACAACGCCTGGTCACGGAATTTTGCTGGGGCGCCGTATGGGGTGATAAAACGCTGCCTTTTAAAACCCGCAGCATGCTGAATATCGCCATGCTTACCGCCATGAGCCAGCATCATGAATTAGGCGTGCATGTTCGGGGTGCGCTAAATAACGGCGTGAGCGTCGAGGAAATCCGCGCAGTGCTGATGCAAACGGCAGTGTACTGCGGCGCCCCGGCCGCCCTGGCCGCCTTTCGCGTGGCGACTGCCGCAATCAATGACTGGGAGAAGGAGAAATCGACGTCGTCTTCATCCTAA